The genomic region AGGCCTCTTGAGAGGATTTCATTGAAGTGAGGCGGAGATTAGTAGGGGTTAAAATTTCGGTTAAAATCAAATTAATCgatttaattcggttaattcaaatttaatttagtCGAAAgtcagttgattttttttgaaattttggttatcGGTTAATTCGATTCAAAATCAGCTAATTAACCGAACTTAATAATTATGTAGTGTTTCAAGACTTAAAATTCCAATTAATTCGATTAACTTTCAAGACCAAGGAATATTAtcaatgtatttttttttatatttttcatatttattttgattaaaagataaaaacatataaatttcggCTAACCGATtgaattaactaaactaattcgGTTCGATATGGTTTTTTAGGTGTACATGTTCATTAATGGAATTTGATGATTTTTTTGGAGTCTAATTGAGGAATGCCTAAAAATATAGTTCCCGAATGCTTATATCGATATATGGATGAGAAAGGGTTTGGAGAAAACTCATCATAGTAACATTGGGTTAAGAGGGTGTACTTAGGTTGGGTTATTTATACCTTTCTAGACAAACTTTGATTGGTAATCTTTCGAGTCATTTTTGGACAAAGAGAGCTTGTCATGTGGATTTTGAAGTGCCTTTTTAAGCTCTGATCTAACCAATTTAGAGGCTCAAAAGTGTTCGCCTATTGTGATTTGTCTGGCAAAATGTTCACATCATTTGCTTGGGTGCAACCTTTGCTTGGGTTTGGACTTAGCTATGGTGGATTTAGACATTTTTGATCAATAGAATTCACTTTGATATATCACTGTTCATTTCCTATTCCGGCAATACAGAAAGAGGCCATTGTGGACCAAATGCAACAATTAATAAAAGAGGAAAAGGTTTTCGGCACAGTCACAAAAATGTTAAACAACGTTTTGAATTCTTGTGTTGAAATGTGATATGGACATTTTAATTGCAATAGgagtttttagttttatttatttatttattatatcaggtTTTACTAAGAATTTTAGTTTTACTATATAAGATTTTTGTTTCCTTCATAAACTCTAAGTTAGGTATTCTATTTTATGTCAATTAGGACTCTTTCATTTATTATTAACTGTCTATAAAAGGCTGCCAATATGAAATAAAGAGGTAAGCAATTATTCTATCAAAAGAAACGTTATTTTGAGAGGGGGTTCAGTCAAGGACGAATTTACCTttttgagtaaccataggtcgaagCAAGAATTCTTTCTCGTCTAGACCTGTGACTAGATCCTACGCCAAGGCGCATAACAACTTGGTATCGAGCCACCGTCATGGGTGACgaaaaattttgacaaaaaagtGGAGGCATTCATGGAACAAATGGCTACAAGGCAACAAGCATTAGAGGAGCAGGTGGCGATGTTATCTCTTTCGGTCCAAAAGACAACGAAAGGGGATTCAGAAAAAAATAATGAAGAACAAGGCAGCAATGAAGGCAAGAAAAGAAATTCAGATTCGCAACACGGTGGGGCCATGGTGCCACGATACTCTAAGATGGAATTTCCCACTTATGATAGGGTTGGAGATCCTTTAGGATGGTTAAAAAGATGCGAAATTTTTTTTGGCAATCAACGGACCAACGAAGAAGACAAAGTCGGCCTAGCTTCATTCCATCTTTTAGGAGAGGCACAATTATGGTTTGATCAAATCGAAGAAGAGGAGGCAAATCTGGATTGGGAACGCTTCAGAGAGTGTTGTCATATCAGGTTTGGGCCACCTATGAGTAATAACCCCTTGGGGGAACTTGCAAACTTGAGACAAACTGGGACGGTAGAAGAATATCAACGCCAATTTCAATCACTACTTGCTAGGACTATCGATCTTAAACCTCGACAACAAGTAAACCTTTTCTTCTGGATTGGTAGAGGAACTTAGAATTGATATTGAGATGCAACAACCGGAAACCTTGGAGTTGCAATGGATATGGCTCGAGCTTTGGAACGTAAACAAAAGTCTCTTCCAAGATGTTATCTCAAACCAATCTAAACTGGTCAACTTCCCAAAACAACGACAAAGAATTCAATCATTCCAACAACTCGAACATTGCAAAGGAGAGGGACAAACAATAGAACCAACAGGAACAACGGCAAAATAGGTTCTTCTGTACCATTTATTAAGAGATTGACACGGATAGAAATGGCAGAAAGAAGGGCTAAAGGGCTGTGTTATAATTGTGACGAGTCTTATTACATGGGACACAAATGTAAAAGGTTAGTTTGGATAGAAGTACCAGATGTTGAAGGCAAGCAAGATGATGATGAGATAGATGCTTTTGGATAAGTTCTGaagtttattttgaatttgagCTTGAGGACAAGCTCAATTCCGATAAGGGGATTAATGATATGGACACTTTAATTGCAATAGgagtttttagttttatttatttatttattatatcaggttttactaagagttttagttttactATATAAGATTTTTGTTTCCTTCataaactctaagttaggaaTTCTATTTTATGTCAATTAGGACTCTTTTATTTGTTATTAACAGTCTATAAAAGGCTGccaatatgaaataaagaattAAGCAATTATTCTATCAAAAGAAACGTTATTTTGAGGGGGGTTCAGTCAAGGACGAATCTGCCTTTTTGAGTAACCGTAGGTCGAAGCAAGAATTCTTTCTCGTCTAGACTTGTGACTAGATCCTACGCCAAGGCGCATAACAAAATGCTACGGGTTATTACCAATCAAACGCTAACAAATCCTCTCAGTATTCAAGGAGATCTTGTGCAAAAAGAGGATGAACAGTTAATATTCTACTTTCCTCTGCCCCCAGACACTGGGAAAGGAGCCGAGATTCACAACAACCCTGAGGTAGGAACTAGGGATTATATATGGCAAACGGAACGGTAGATCCTATTGTGATACCATGTTAAATAATTGAACAATAAGTTTGTAACTTAGTATAACAACCTTGTCATCAGGTTAATAAAGAGTAGTTGAGGCATAACTCTACTTTGTTGGTAATGTGTCTTGGTGTTATTGAGTTTATATGGACAATGGGGTAAGTTCATCGAGAAATAATCTTCGAGTGATGGATAtatactattttttttttcatctcgTGTTCTGTTCTTTCTTTTACTTTGTTATCCATCTATATATTGCAAATGTAGGTGATCGATCAAGAGGAACCAACAAAGGAGGTAAATTTAACCTTGGCATATGTGGGAGAGATACTAGTGAAACTAATATTGAAACCGCAACAAACAAAACAAGAGATGGTAAGGACTGAATTTTGAGTTTTACAGAGCAAATTTATGACCTTTATTCGACTTGAATATGCAATTATGCATTGTAGATCATACTGTGCATTCAAGTTTTATGTTCCAGTTGAAAAAATTCAGTATTACTATAAGAGAGATACTACTAGATAGTATGttggaattccttaaattaagcagattttctaccttagttctaggaatttccttgtactattagccatagtcaaattactaatttttagggataggctaatttctagagattatttcctttttatttttcctgctattcTTTAAAAGGTCAGAGTCGATTAGAAGAAATAAGAATAATTCTTCTTCCTAAATTTGTACATGGTATCAAGAGCATCAGGAATTCAGTAGTTTCtgctctttcttctctttttttgttCTGTTTTCTCTGTTAGAAACCCTACTCCCGTGGGTGACACCGAAAATTCCTATGAGACTCTTCATAAACTTCGGCTAACCAAAACTCAACTTGAGGTTCTTCATAAACTACTCGGGACTCCTATAGCCAGTGGGTCACTAGCTATTCACGGTACTGCTTTAAATACTACACACGAACCTATCACAACTTCTTGGATACTAGACTCAGGTGCATCCGACCACATGACATGTAATCTAAGTTTGTTTCACACCTATTTACCTTGTCATGATCACTCTCGGATTCGCATAGCTGATGGATTTTACTCGTTGGTGGCTAGAATGGGGACAGTTAGATTTACTGAAAATTTTTCCCTTGATAAAGTTTTACATGTTCCAAATCTTTCCTATAATTTACTCTCAATTAGCAAGCTTACCAAGGATGAAAAAGTACTTGTTGAATTTTCGCTTTAGGTTGTGTGGTTCAGAACAAGAATCGGGAAGATGATTGGCACttgctaaagttgatgatggcTTATATGTTTGGAACAAAAACAGTTCACAAGAAGGGATGGCCTTATCTATATCAAAAGAAGATTCTATCATGCTATGGCACCGTAGACTAGGACACCCAAATTTCATGTACTTGAAGAAATTGTTTCCTCTACTATTTCTAAATAAGAAAAAAAGTTCATTGAACTGTGAAGTTTGCCAACTATCTAAACACACTCGTGTCCCTTATCCTTTGAAACCTTATGTTTAATATCAACCTTTCTCTATAATCCACAGTGATCTATGGGGAGCCAGTCGAGTAAAAAACATCACAGGGGCTAGGTGGTTCATAACTTTCATTGATGACCACACTAGAGTTTGTTGGATCTATCTCCTCAAAGAAAAATCCGAAGTCTCTAGagtcttcaaaaattttcattcaatgaTTCGAACCCAGTTCAATTCAAATATTCACACCCTTAGAACTGATAATGGGAGAGAGTACTTTAATTCTATCCTAAGTCCTTATCTTTCTGAGCAAGGAATCATACATCAAAGTTCTTGTCCTGACACTCCTCAACAAAACGAGGTTTTCGAGAGGAAAAATAGACACCTTGTAGCCGTGGCTCGTACTCTTATGTTTACTATGGGTGTACCAAAGTATTTATGGGGAGAAGCTGTCATCACTGCTTGTTATCTTATAAACCGACTCCCATCTAAGGTATTAAACTTTCAAACACCTTTACATACTCTTCAAAAAAGTTTCCCCTTGTTTCGTGTTCCTAATCTCCCAACCAAAGCATTTGGTTGCAAAGTATTTGTCCACAACCATCAACCTAACAGATCTAAACTTGATTCTAGGGCCCACACTTGTGTCTTTATTGGTTACTCACCTACAAAAAAAGGGTACAAGTGCTACTCTCCAACCTTACACTGGATGTTTGTGTCCCTTGATGTTACTTTCTTCGAAAATGAGCCATATTTTTTAGCCTCTCATCTTCGGGGAGATACTTAGTGAAGATGAGACCTTGAGCAATCTTCTCATTATACCTCAAGGCTCTATCACCCTACCACCACTACAAAACTCTCTGAAAATCCTACATACCATCGTTATTCTGTTTTGGAACCTGTTTTTCCTATTTTGGAACCTGTTTTCCTATCTCCACTGTTCAAGAACAAGAAACAAGGGTGATTAACCATACTAATGAAGAAAACACAGCAGACTCATTCGAAAAACAACAAGAAAAACTCGGGGCTTCGTGTATACTCTAGGAGACATCACCGCTTGAGACAAAACAACAAAGTGCCAATGCCATCTTTACCCGATGACTGTCTTGAGGAAGAAGTTTCACCTCCTTCGTCTTCCATCTATCTTCCAATTGCAGTAAGAAAGGGCACTGGGAGCTGCACTCAACATCCCAT from Gossypium arboreum isolate Shixiya-1 chromosome 1, ASM2569848v2, whole genome shotgun sequence harbors:
- the LOC128293102 gene encoding uncharacterized protein LOC128293102, with translation MATRQQALEEQVAMLSLSVQKTTKGDSEKNNEEQGSNEGKKRNSDSQHGGAMVPRYSKMEFPTYDRVGDPLGWLKRCEIFFGNQRTNEEDKVGLASFHLLGEAQLWFDQIEEEEANLDWERFRECCHIRFGPPMSNNPLGELANLRQTGTVEEYQRQFQSLLARTIDLKPRQQVNLFFWIGRGT